Proteins found in one Micromonospora sp. WMMD1082 genomic segment:
- a CDS encoding chromosome partitioning protein encodes MVDENADRVHVTGQHGVPERDIEPLWPPDQIDGFGAPGWDAPPPAPPAVPPAPTQPSPAPPHPSGPLATGHGAVPPPPGPPAPAYPAPGQQTPNHPTSGPPTPDHPSPGYPNPGYPAPAPGYPAPATGHPVSPPAPATGHPPSPADYPSLSGGGPAATGWEPNTAPVPPGQPGPAPVDLDLPFTLDRSTSLAPTRDGGPARTGPAGGEETDQIADGGATDAAAGTGPGGSEGMNTDDGGGDGGDGVDPSAARPPAESPWAHPPQRPATDAISPAETADGSPRPSWALPAQPLPPVPQAIPGPPAPQQAGPYLPAAPPPHGSAPVPPHGSAPVPPHGATATPPPGPPPTDVGPPAPYHPGPIPQQPEPPYATSPPGPFPPQPAWNPAPWQQGAPPPVAHPTAQQPYQPANTASRVPPGYPEPAWNPEAGAAPTAEDFARRRQVRPADPVATMGVRAVVNKTGLVKLPPGRHELELKQDIEMVRRNFGGLRQVTVVNPKGGAGKTVAILLLAMTFGQKRGGYVLAWDNNETQGTLGMRAQQDFHSRTVRDLLRDLGQFHGAHGRVGDLSQYVRSQGEGMFDVLASDESATGGEMLTSAAFGEIREVVSRFYKLIFVDTGNNVRAQNWQAAMDATDQLVVTMSARNDSAETAARMLDHLEQSGRQRLVRQAVTVVSMPPSRKEIDLPAIQEHFAARTRAVLLAPYERLIDTGEPLRYAHLSAATRDAWLKIAAAVAEGL; translated from the coding sequence GTGGTGGACGAGAACGCCGACCGGGTGCACGTGACCGGCCAGCATGGCGTGCCGGAACGGGACATCGAACCACTCTGGCCGCCGGATCAGATCGACGGCTTCGGTGCGCCCGGCTGGGACGCGCCGCCACCCGCGCCGCCCGCCGTGCCACCCGCGCCCACCCAGCCGTCACCAGCGCCGCCGCACCCGTCCGGCCCGCTCGCCACCGGCCACGGGGCAGTTCCTCCGCCCCCCGGCCCCCCGGCTCCCGCCTACCCGGCGCCCGGCCAGCAGACCCCCAACCACCCGACCTCTGGCCCTCCGACCCCCGACCACCCGAGCCCTGGCTACCCGAACCCTGGCTACCCAGCTCCGGCTCCCGGCTACCCGGCGCCGGCCACTGGCCACCCGGTGTCCCCGCCGGCTCCAGCCACCGGGCACCCACCGTCGCCGGCCGACTACCCGTCGTTGAGTGGCGGCGGGCCAGCCGCCACCGGCTGGGAGCCGAACACCGCACCCGTGCCCCCCGGGCAGCCGGGGCCCGCCCCGGTCGACCTCGACCTGCCCTTCACCCTGGACCGGTCGACCTCGCTCGCCCCGACCCGGGACGGTGGGCCGGCCAGGACCGGGCCGGCGGGCGGCGAGGAAACCGACCAAATCGCCGACGGCGGCGCGACGGACGCCGCGGCGGGCACCGGACCGGGCGGCTCCGAGGGCATGAACACCGACGACGGTGGCGGTGACGGCGGCGACGGTGTGGACCCGTCGGCGGCCCGACCGCCGGCCGAGTCGCCGTGGGCGCATCCACCGCAGCGTCCCGCTACCGACGCGATCTCGCCGGCCGAGACGGCCGACGGCTCGCCGCGCCCCAGCTGGGCCCTGCCGGCCCAGCCGCTGCCGCCGGTGCCGCAGGCGATTCCGGGGCCGCCCGCGCCGCAGCAGGCCGGCCCGTATCTCCCCGCCGCCCCGCCGCCGCACGGCAGCGCCCCGGTACCACCGCACGGCAGCGCGCCGGTGCCACCGCACGGTGCCACCGCGACGCCGCCCCCCGGCCCACCTCCGACGGACGTGGGCCCACCGGCGCCGTACCACCCCGGGCCGATACCGCAGCAGCCCGAGCCGCCGTACGCGACGTCCCCGCCCGGCCCGTTTCCGCCGCAGCCGGCCTGGAACCCGGCACCCTGGCAGCAGGGTGCGCCGCCACCGGTGGCCCACCCGACGGCGCAGCAGCCCTACCAGCCGGCGAACACCGCGTCCCGGGTGCCTCCGGGCTACCCGGAGCCGGCCTGGAACCCGGAGGCAGGTGCCGCGCCCACCGCGGAGGACTTCGCCCGCCGCCGGCAGGTGCGCCCCGCCGACCCGGTGGCGACGATGGGCGTCCGCGCCGTGGTCAACAAGACGGGTCTGGTGAAGCTGCCACCGGGGCGGCACGAGCTGGAACTCAAGCAGGACATCGAGATGGTACGCCGCAACTTCGGCGGGCTACGGCAGGTGACCGTGGTGAACCCGAAGGGCGGTGCCGGCAAGACCGTCGCCATCCTGCTGCTCGCGATGACCTTCGGGCAGAAGCGCGGCGGTTACGTGCTGGCCTGGGACAACAACGAGACCCAGGGCACCCTCGGCATGCGCGCCCAGCAGGACTTCCACTCGCGTACGGTGCGGGACCTGCTGCGGGACCTCGGCCAGTTCCACGGCGCGCACGGACGCGTCGGCGACCTGTCGCAGTACGTCCGCTCGCAGGGCGAGGGGATGTTCGACGTCCTCGCCTCCGACGAGTCGGCCACCGGCGGCGAGATGCTCACCTCCGCCGCCTTCGGCGAGATCCGCGAGGTGGTCAGCCGGTTCTACAAGCTGATCTTCGTGGACACCGGCAACAACGTCCGGGCGCAGAACTGGCAGGCCGCGATGGACGCCACCGACCAACTGGTGGTCACCATGTCGGCCCGTAACGACTCGGCCGAAACCGCCGCCCGGATGCTCGACCACCTGGAGCAGAGCGGGCGGCAACGGCTGGTCCGGCAGGCGGTCACCGTGGTCTCCATGCCGCCGTCCCGCAAGGAGATCGACCTGCCCGCGATCCAGGAGCACTTCGCCGCGCGTACCCGGGCGGTGCTGCTGGCCCCGTACGAGCGGCTCATCGACACCGGCGAGCCGCTCCGCTACGCCCACCTGTCCGCGGCGACCCGGGACGCCTGGCTCAAGATCGCCGCAGCGGTGGCCGAAGGGCTGTAG
- a CDS encoding DUF3151 domain-containing protein, producing the protein MQNLLPEPPATLLPAHAEADSALVAAEQSGDDEAFASVAARFPTHSAAWAALAARAFAQGQVVPAYAYARTGYHRGLDQLRRSGWKGHGPVPWSHEPNRGFLRCLYVLSRAADAIGEADEAARCAQFLRDCDPAAADALASN; encoded by the coding sequence ATGCAGAACCTCTTGCCTGAGCCGCCCGCCACACTCCTGCCTGCCCACGCCGAGGCCGACTCCGCGCTGGTCGCGGCCGAGCAGTCCGGCGACGACGAGGCGTTCGCCTCGGTGGCGGCCCGGTTCCCGACGCACAGTGCGGCCTGGGCCGCGCTGGCCGCCCGCGCCTTCGCGCAGGGCCAGGTCGTTCCGGCGTACGCGTACGCCCGGACCGGCTACCACCGGGGCCTGGACCAGCTGCGCCGCAGCGGCTGGAAGGGGCACGGGCCGGTGCCCTGGTCGCACGAGCCGAACCGGGGCTTCCTGCGCTGCCTCTACGTGCTGTCCCGGGCCGCCGACGCGATCGGCGAGGCGGACGAGGCCGCCCGGTGTGCGCAGTTCCTCCGCGACTGCGATCCGGCCGCCGCCGACGCGCTGGCCAGCAACTGA
- a CDS encoding adenylosuccinate synthase — protein sequence MPAIVLIGAQWGDEGKGKVTDQLGERVDYVVRYSGGNNAGHTVITPDGQKYALHLMPSGALSPNAVIVIGNGVVVDPKVLLSEIDGLAERGVDVSRLRISGDAHLIMPHHRALDRVVERYLGSARIGTTGRGIGPAYGDKVARMGIRVQDLLDPGILRKKLELALREKNQVLFKVYNRKAIDVDATIEEYLGYAERLRPYIAETRAMLWDALDRGDTVLLEGAQATMLDMDHGTYPFVTSSNPTAGGACVGAGIPPTAITKVIAVSKAYTTRVGSGPFPTELFDDNAQHLRKVGHEYGTTTGRERRCGWFDAVVARYACRLNGVTDLVITKLDVLTGLPTVPICVGYEINGKRVDDMPMTQTDFHHATPIYEEHDGWWEDITKARTEAELPENARRYIARIEELTATRVSVVGVGPAREENITRHPLLP from the coding sequence ATGCCAGCGATCGTGCTCATCGGCGCTCAGTGGGGCGACGAGGGCAAGGGCAAGGTTACCGACCAGCTGGGTGAGCGGGTCGACTACGTCGTCCGCTACTCGGGCGGCAACAACGCCGGCCACACCGTGATCACCCCGGATGGCCAGAAGTACGCCCTGCACCTCATGCCGTCGGGCGCACTCTCCCCGAACGCCGTGATCGTCATCGGCAACGGCGTGGTGGTCGACCCGAAGGTGCTGCTCAGCGAGATCGACGGGCTGGCCGAGCGCGGCGTCGACGTTTCCCGGCTGCGCATCTCCGGTGACGCGCACCTGATCATGCCGCACCACCGGGCGCTGGACCGGGTGGTCGAGCGCTACCTGGGCAGCGCGCGGATCGGCACCACCGGCCGGGGCATCGGCCCGGCGTACGGCGACAAGGTCGCCCGGATGGGGATCCGGGTGCAGGACCTGCTCGACCCCGGCATCCTGCGCAAGAAGCTGGAACTCGCGCTGCGCGAGAAGAACCAGGTGCTGTTCAAGGTCTACAACCGCAAGGCGATCGACGTCGACGCCACCATCGAGGAGTATCTCGGGTACGCGGAGCGGCTCCGGCCGTACATCGCGGAGACCCGGGCGATGCTCTGGGACGCGCTGGACCGCGGCGACACGGTGCTGCTGGAGGGCGCCCAGGCCACCATGCTCGACATGGACCACGGCACCTACCCCTTCGTCACCTCGTCGAACCCGACGGCCGGCGGGGCGTGCGTGGGCGCGGGCATCCCGCCGACGGCGATCACGAAGGTGATCGCGGTGAGCAAGGCGTACACCACGCGGGTGGGCTCGGGGCCGTTCCCCACCGAGCTGTTCGACGACAATGCCCAGCACCTGCGCAAGGTCGGCCACGAGTACGGCACCACCACCGGTCGGGAGCGCCGGTGCGGCTGGTTCGACGCGGTCGTCGCCCGGTACGCCTGCCGCCTCAACGGGGTCACCGATCTGGTGATCACCAAGCTGGACGTGCTCACCGGCCTGCCCACCGTGCCGATCTGCGTCGGCTATGAGATCAACGGCAAGCGGGTCGACGACATGCCGATGACCCAGACCGACTTCCACCACGCCACGCCGATCTACGAAGAGCACGACGGCTGGTGGGAGGACATCACCAAGGCCAGGACCGAGGCCGAGTTGCCGGAGAACGCCCGCCGCTACATAGCCCGCATCGAAGAACTGACCGCCACCCGCGTCAGCGTCGTAGGCGTAGGCCCCGCCCGCGAAGAAAACATAACCCGCCACCCCCTCCTCCCCTAA